The DNA segment ATCCCCGCGATCGTATCCAATACTTCACGGAGGTTGATCACGGTCACATTCGGGAACGCGCCGATGACCGCGTTCTGTATCGCCAGATCTTCCTCCGGCCGCGTCGAGGCGGTCGCCACATAGGTGAGGGGGGCCCGATCCAGCGCCCCGGGGGCGAAGATGAAGAAAAAATTGGTGGTCATGCTTCCCCAGTCCACCTCCCGGATGCTCGCGATCCGGCCCGTGACCAAAACGCCCTGGATGTCGAAGGTCACGGTGGAACCGAGATCGATTCCGAGGTGCCGCGCCGCCTCCGCCTCGACCGAGATCGACGGGATCGAACCGGCGGCGTCCGCTCCGGAAGTCCCGCCCCACCATTGCCCCCGTTGAAGGATATTGTGGTCGGGGAGGTCTCTCTGAAACGTCAGGACGTATTCCCGCGTGAAATACCAGCCGTCGGGACGGTTTTCGGTCTGCATTTCCGAGACGGGTTTACCATCGACGGCGTGAAGCCGCGACCGGACCAAGGGGGTGAGTTGGAGCGGTCTTTTCAAGTCCCATTTCTTCATCAGGCCCTCAAACGGCGGCTTCTGGTCCGGTTGAAGATCGATGAAGAAGAGGCCGGGGGCGTCCCGGGGAACATTTTGTTGAAGTTGCGACATCAGGTTTCGCTCGACCTGAGCCAGCGTGAGCAGGATGGTCACCCCGATTCCGATCGACAGGACGATGGTGACGATCTGGCGTCCCGGACGGAAGAGGTTCCCGATTCCATACCGCAAAATGAGCGACCGGCGCAGTATGGATAAGCGTCGGCCGATCCGTTTCAACGCCCCGAGCGTCGCCCAGGCGGCCGCCAGAAGGAGCGGGACGGCCACGCCGATCGCCGCGGCCGCCCATCCGCCCAAGCGGAATGACCCGGCCTGCCAGAGCGAAAGGCCGAGGCAGCCGAGCAGTATGATTCCCGCAAGCAACCAGGTCTTTCTATCGGGGAAGCCCTTCCCTTCGGCCTCGACCTCCTGCCGAAAAACGCGGGACGGCGTCCAGCGTTGGACCATCCGCAACGGCCAGAGCGAGAAGAGGAGGGTGACCAGCAGGCCCATGGCCAGTCCCCGGACCGCCGCGAGCGGCATCGGACGGAATACGAAGTCGGGGGGAAGAAAGCCGGCCAGAAACGGAAGCAGGGCGTAATAGACGGCCATACCCAGGAAAATTCCGATCAGGCTTCCGATCCCGCCCAGGAAAAGGGCCAGGAGAAGGTAGATCGTCAGGATCGAGGAGGACGAACAGCCCAGGCATTTCAGGATCGCGATCGTTCCGATCCGCTCGGCGAGAAAGGTATGGATGTTGCCGGCCACGCCGATGCCGCCGATGATCAACGTGATCAATCCGACCAGGCCCAGATAGGTCGTGAAATTCTCCAGGAATCGTTTCAAGCGCGGCTGGGCGTCGCGGTAGGTATGGATCTGGACCGATTCGGAAGACCAACGGCCGGACAGTTCGGTTTTCAAGGCCTCCGGCGTTTCCGACGGCGGGAGCTTGAAAAGATACCGGTCGGTTATACGGCTTCCCGGCTGGATCAGGCCGGTTCTGCGCAGTCCCTGTTGCGAGAGAAGAACCCGCGGCCCCAGGCTGAATGTCCCGGCCACGCGATCCGGCTCCTGGCGGATCACGCCGCGGATCGTGAAGAGCGCCTCTCCCAGTTTTACGACGTCTCCGACCTGAAGATGGAGACGGATCAGGAGCGCCTCCTGGACCCAGACCGCGTCCGGATCGAGAAACGGATCGCGGGTCGAATCGGATGGAGGCGGGTCGATCCTGAGCCGGCCGTAGAATGGATAGCCGGGCTCCACCGCCTTGAGCTCGACCAGCTGGCTTAACGCGGAATCCTGTGTCATCGCCATGCCGTGCAACTCGGTCACGCGAATGAACCCGACGCCCTCGCGCGCGAGCTCCGGCAGGAAGGCCTCCTCCTTCGGCGAAAGCGGCCGATTCAGGCGGGCCTCCAGATCGGCCGCAATCAGGTTGCGCGATTCGTGAAGCGTCATCGCCTCCAGATTGGCCGAGAGGTTTCCGGTCCCGACGATGGACCCGACGCCGATCGCGATGGAGGACAGAAAGAAAAGGAGATGCCGGTAGGAGCTGCGTGCCTCCCGCCAGGCCATTTTGAGAACGAAGCGGTTCACGAACGGGCCTGTTTCCGGTCGTCGACGATACGGCCGTCGCGCAACGTGAGGATGCGGTCCGCGTGGACGGCCAGGGTCGGATCGTGCGTGACCAGGATGAAGGTGCTCCCCCGGTCGCGATGGAGACGGAGGAGCAGTTCGATGATCCGCTGCCCGTTGGCCGTGTCCAGGTTGCCGGTGGGTTCATCCGCCAGAAGAAGCGAGGGTCGGCCGATGAAGGCCCGCGCGATCGCGACCCGCTGCTGCTCGCCCCCCGAAAGCTGGACGGGATAGTGGTCCTTCCGGTCCGTCAGGCCGACCGCTTCCAGGATGCGGAGCGCTTCCCGGTCGGCGTCGGGATCGCCGCGAAGCTCGAGGGGGATCTTGACGTTTTCAACGGCGGTCAGCGTGGGGATCAGATGAAACGCCTGAAAGACCACCCCGATCTTCTCCCGCCGCAGCCGGGCCAGCTCATCCTCGCCCAGCTCCGTCAGGGAAATTCCGTCGAACCGGATCGAGCCCGTGGTCGGCCGATCCAGCCCCGCCAGTAATCCGAGCAGTGTCGACTTCCCGCTTCCGGAGGGCCCCACCACCGCCAGGAATTGTTTTTCGGGGATCTCGAGGTCGATTCCGTCCAGAATCGTGACCATCCTTCCGCCGCTGGGAAGTCGCATTGTCAGGTCACAGACACGGATCATGGGGTTCTCAGAGGGTCATGGGTCTTATCTTGCGGTCACCGAGTATGTATTATACACTATCTTAAATATCATATCGGGAGGTTTCGTTGGGTAAGTTAAGGTTGGCCTGGGCGATACTTTTGCTGCTTTTCATCAGCGGGAGCGCTTGCCGGCAGAATTCCTACGACACGACCGAGGGCCGTCCTCTCCGATCGGCCGGTTCAAAAGAAACCGTTCCTATTTCTCCGCCGCCATCCCATTCCGCTACGGAGGGTGTGATCGTCGCGTTCGGAGACAGCCTGACGGCCGGGCTCGGCGTGACGGAGGAGGAGGCCTATCCCGCCGTGCTGGAGCGGAAGATCCGCGCGGCGGGCTTTTCCTATCGCGTGGTCAACGGCGGGGTGAGCGGCGAGACGACGGCCGGCGGTCTTCGCCGGGTCCCGTGGATTTTGCAAAGCCGGCCCGAGATCGTGATCCTGGAGCTGGGCGCGAACGACGGATTGCGCGGCCTCGGCGTTGTCGAAACCGAAAAGAACCTGGCCGAAATCATCGAAGAGCTTCAAAAGGAGCATGTCCGGGTCGTCCTCGCCGGGATGCGCATGCCGCCGAATTACGGAAGGGAGTATACCGGGGCGTTCGAGAAGATTTTTCCGGAGCTGGCCGGCCGTTATCACCTGACGCTGATCCCGTTTTTTCTCGAAGGGGTCGCGGCCCGGCCGGATCTCAATCAGGCCGACGGAATCCATCCGACCGCGCTTGGGTATCAGAAAATCGTGGATAGCTTCTGGCCCCGCCTCGAACCCCTGCTCGTTCATTAGGGGGGAGGTCTTCCTCCGCCATTTTTCCCGACCGAAATATAGTAACCGGTTGATTTAATTTATTAAAAATAATCTTGACAACTTAATTTTGACTGGTGTATAAATAAATTAGCACTCAGCAATGAAGAGTGCTAGCAGAAATATTCGGTATCAAGTTTAGATAAACAAGAAAGGGGGAATTCAATATGTTACCGGTCAGAAAAGATGTCGAGCGTCGTTTGGGCCTCTGGGAGCCGTTTCGGGATCTCCGAAAGATGCATGACGAAATGGACCGCTTGTTCGGCTCGTTGTGGCCGACCGGCGACGGCGATCTGACGCAAACCGCGGCATGGTTGCCCGCGGTGGACATGTACGAGGAGAAGGATCAGGTCATCGTGCAGGCCGAGCTTCCCGGAGTGAAAAAGGAGGATCTGTCTCTTTCGCTGACGGAAGATGCGCTGACGATCAAGGCACAGCGTAAGTTCGAGCATGAAGAGAAGCGGGAAGGTTTTTTCCGGATGGAGGGCCGTTACGGCAACTTTCAGAGGACGCTGGAACTCCCGGTCCCGGTCAAGGCCGACGCCATCAAGGCCGAATACAAAGACGGCATATTGAAGATCGTCCTTCCGAAAGCGGAGGCGGCCAAGACACGCGAGATCAAGATCGACGTGAAATAAACCGAGCGAATAACTGCCGGTTTTCCAGGAGGCGGAGCCCCGTTAAAGGGGCTCCGCCTTTTTTATCCCGTCATCGCCTTGACTTTTCTCCGCGAAAGACGTTACGTTACAGTCGTGCGCCATCATTTTTCAAATACGCAAGGACGATCGTGACCGACAAGAAGGAAAGCCGTCCATCGCTTCTGGGCCTGCGCCATCTTGCTCTGCGGGTCAGCGATATGGAATCGGCCCGCGCCTTTTATCAGGAGCTCCTGGGGATGACGGTGGTGTGGGAGCCGGATCCGGAGAATGTGTATTTATCCAGCGGCTGCGATAATCTCGCCTTGCATTTGATGTCGGAGGAGGACCGGACCGCGTTTAACCCCGTGGGACAAACGCTGGACCATTTTGGTTTCGTCGTGGAGAGCCCCGAGGCGGTGGAGGGATACGAGCGGCGGATGCGCGAGGCGGGGGTTCGGATCGTCAAGCCGTTCAAGCGCCACCGGGACGGAAGCAGCTCGTTTTACATGGCCGACCCGGACGGAAACGTGATCCAGATCCTGTATGAGCCGCACATCAGTCCGATGAAGCTCGGACAAGGCTCGACCGATCCGGATCAATGAAGGCGGACGTGCACGAGCTCCTTCGGGAGCTGGAATTGGACGTTCTCTTCCACCACGGTCCATTCCTCGACCGCGTCCGCGCCCTGGGTCTTCAGATAGTCCACCACTTCCTGCACCAGGACTTCCGGCGCGGATGCGCCGGCCGTGATCCCCACCGTTTCGACCCCCTCCAACCAGGACGGCTGAATATCCCGGAACGATTCGATCAGGTAGGCGCGCACGCCCCGCTGCTCGCTCAGCTCCTTCAAGCGGTTTGAGTTGGAGCTGTTGGGCGCTCCCAGCACCAGGAAGAGATCGGCCGTCTGCGAGACCTCCTTCACGGCGTTCTGCCGGTTCTGCGTGGCGTAGCAGATGTCCTCCTGGCGCGGCCCCTTGATCTTCGGGAACCTCCGGTGCAGCGCCTCGACGATGTCCTTGCATTCGTCGATGCTCAACGTGGTCTGCGTGACGTAGGAGAGATGCTCGGGATCGTCCACCGTCAGATTCTGCACGTCCTTCACCGAGCTGACGAGGTGGAACTTGTCCGGGATCTGGCCCAGCGTCCCGATCACCTCGGGATGGCCGGCGTGGCCGATGAGGATCAGTTCGTAGCCCTCGCGATGGTCCCGGTCGACCTCCTGATGGACCTTGAGCACGAGCGGACAGGTGGCGTCGATCGACTTGAGTTTTCGTTTGCCCGCATCGGTCCAGACCGACTTGGGGACGCCGTGCGCGCTGAAGATGACCGGAACGCCGTCCGGAACCTCGTTCAGCTCTTCCACGAAGACGGCGCCTTTGGCGCGGAGCGTCTCGACGACGTGGCGGTTGTGGACGATCTCGTGCCGCACGTAGACCGGCGGGCCGTAGAGCTTGAGGGCCGTCTCGACGATCTCGATCGCACGGTCCACCCCGGCGCAGAAACCTCTGGGCTTGGCCAGCAGAATCTTCATCGGAAGCTATTGTCGTCCATCCGCCCCACCGAAGTCAACTGCGGGAGGGGCCGGATGATCTGCAACGCGATGTCAGCCCATCTCCTCAATCGATCCTCGAAAATCTTGACAAGGTTTGGGAAAGGTGAGAGGATCTCATCGCTTATTAAATCCGCACGGCGGGCGCAATCTCCGACTCTGAAAGCAGGGTTCTTTAATTTTTTGCGAACCCCGATTGATCGATCAATCCAATCATGGTTGTACCCACCCAGAGAGCCCAAGCATGAAACCGCGGATTACTGTTATAACAATCGGCGTTGACGATTTGGAAAGGTCGCTGCGTTTTTACCGGGACGGGATGGGGCTTCCGACGGAGGGGATCGTCGGGACGGAATTTGAACATGGCGCGGTGGTCTTCTTCGAGTTGCAGTCGGGGGTGAAGCTGGCCCTCTGGCCGCGAAAAAGCCTTTCGCATGACGCCGGCATCCCGGCCGGCCTCCCAAGCCCGACCGAATTCACGCTCGGGCACAACGTCTCCTCAAAAAAAGAAGTGGATGCGGTGATGGAACAGGCCCGAAGGGCGGGCGCGGTGATCGTCAAGCCGGCGCACGACACCTTCTACGGCGGCTACGCCGGTTATTTCGAAGACCCCGATCGGCATTTGTGGGAGGTCGCCTGGAATCCGCAATGGGAAAAACAGGAATACGAATATTAGGGATGGTTGCGGTTGAAAGTTGAGGGCGGAACTAGGGTATTATGGTAATAAATAGACTGTGGCATTGGACCCAACCCCGGAGAGTGCCAATGGCTGAAGCAGATCAGGAAGAGCGCCGGAAGAACAAAAGAATCCATTTCATAAAAGAAGTGGAGGTCGTGGGGGTTGGGATCCGCCGGTGCCAGGACCTCAGTGTCGGCGGGATGGATCTGGACACGCATGAACATTTTCCGGCGGGCACCCACCTCAATCTTCGGTTCAAACTTCACGACAAGGATCCGCAACCCATCCAGATCCTGACCCGGGTGCTTTATGTTCACGACGGCGTCGGAATCGGCCTGGGCTTCATCGATCTGAAGCCCGAAGATCAGGCTAAGATCCTGAAATTTGTCGAAGAATAAGATAGGGAGTTGCCCTGGGGGTCGTAACGGGGCGGGAAGAGAGGACCCATGATCGACAAGAAATTTGCCGAGCATTTTGCGAACGATTGGATCGCCTCGTGGAACAGTCATGACCTCAATCGCATTCTTTCCCATTATTCGGATCAGTTTGAGATGTCCTCCCCCGTGATTATTCAGATCGCGGGCGAGCCCTCGGGTACCCTCAAGGGCAAGAACAGGGTCGGCTCCTATTGGGCAAAGGCGCTGCAGCTCATCCCGGAACTTCGGTTTGAGTTGCTCGCGATACTGGTCGGGGTCGACAGCCTCACCCTTTACTACAAAGGGCCGCGGGGCCCGGCCGCCGAAGTGTTTCATTTCGGCCCCGACCGGAAGGTCATAAGAGCGTATGCCCATTATGCGGTTTGACATAGAATAGCTAAGTTCAGAGAGTTGTTCCCGCCGATCTGAACCGTCATGCATCCCGTCCTGCCGACCTGAATCCCTATTCATGATTTTCGATTTTAAGTGAGTATTTACGCGCCCATTTTCATGGTATGCATCCTGCAATCTCCACGGGCGGAGGATAAGACCTTAAACAATGGAGGATGCCATGGACAACGAGAACGGAAAGAAAAAATCCCGCCCGGCGCGGCATGTCTTTACGGTGGTGGATCGGGGCGGAAAGAGCTACTGGATCCGGATCGGCGCCGCCTTCGGAAATTACGACGGGAGCGAGACGGTGCTGCTCGACGCGCTCCCCATCAACGGCCGGATGCAGATCCGCGATCAGGGGGTCAAGGAAGCGCCGGCCAAGGCGAAGGCCGGTGTTCCGACGACGGCCGTCGAGGATGCCGCGGACGACGACGGCGATTGATGGGTTGGCTTTCGGTAGGGGCGGGTTTCAAACCCGCCCCTACGAGAATGGACCATCCCCGCCTTTCGCCCATTTCAGACCCCGTTTTTTTCTTGACTTGACTGACCCCCCGATAAGGCCCCATATTAGAGGACAGGTTCCTGCAAGCCTACGGCCCGGCGAAAATCCCGTTGTCAA comes from the Nitrospiria bacterium genome and includes:
- a CDS encoding FtsX-like permease family protein, which produces MNRFVLKMAWREARSSYRHLLFFLSSIAIGVGSIVGTGNLSANLEAMTLHESRNLIAADLEARLNRPLSPKEEAFLPELAREGVGFIRVTELHGMAMTQDSALSQLVELKAVEPGYPFYGRLRIDPPPSDSTRDPFLDPDAVWVQEALLIRLHLQVGDVVKLGEALFTIRGVIRQEPDRVAGTFSLGPRVLLSQQGLRRTGLIQPGSRITDRYLFKLPPSETPEALKTELSGRWSSESVQIHTYRDAQPRLKRFLENFTTYLGLVGLITLIIGGIGVAGNIHTFLAERIGTIAILKCLGCSSSSILTIYLLLALFLGGIGSLIGIFLGMAVYYALLPFLAGFLPPDFVFRPMPLAAVRGLAMGLLVTLLFSLWPLRMVQRWTPSRVFRQEVEAEGKGFPDRKTWLLAGIILLGCLGLSLWQAGSFRLGGWAAAAIGVAVPLLLAAAWATLGALKRIGRRLSILRRSLILRYGIGNLFRPGRQIVTIVLSIGIGVTILLTLAQVERNLMSQLQQNVPRDAPGLFFIDLQPDQKPPFEGLMKKWDLKRPLQLTPLVRSRLHAVDGKPVSEMQTENRPDGWYFTREYVLTFQRDLPDHNILQRGQWWGGTSGADAAGSIPSISVEAEAARHLGIDLGSTVTFDIQGVLVTGRIASIREVDWGSMTTNFFFIFAPGALDRAPLTYVATASTRPEEDLAIQNAVIGAFPNVTVINLREVLDTIAGILREIIRTVQFMAGFGLLVGLIVLSGAIAATRARRRTEMVLFKTLGATRPTLAAMMAVEYGLLGVVAGIVGGLLSTGLSWGIVHYFLELPWRFYPLTFLIGLAATVIVTMTGGFLTTHRLLGQKPLAVLRSD
- a CDS encoding ABC transporter ATP-binding protein, with the translated sequence MIRVCDLTMRLPSGGRMVTILDGIDLEIPEKQFLAVVGPSGSGKSTLLGLLAGLDRPTTGSIRFDGISLTELGEDELARLRREKIGVVFQAFHLIPTLTAVENVKIPLELRGDPDADREALRILEAVGLTDRKDHYPVQLSGGEQQRVAIARAFIGRPSLLLADEPTGNLDTANGQRIIELLLRLHRDRGSTFILVTHDPTLAVHADRILTLRDGRIVDDRKQARS
- a CDS encoding arylesterase, which produces MGKLRLAWAILLLLFISGSACRQNSYDTTEGRPLRSAGSKETVPISPPPSHSATEGVIVAFGDSLTAGLGVTEEEAYPAVLERKIRAAGFSYRVVNGGVSGETTAGGLRRVPWILQSRPEIVILELGANDGLRGLGVVETEKNLAEIIEELQKEHVRVVLAGMRMPPNYGREYTGAFEKIFPELAGRYHLTLIPFFLEGVAARPDLNQADGIHPTALGYQKIVDSFWPRLEPLLVH
- a CDS encoding Hsp20/alpha crystallin family protein; this encodes MLPVRKDVERRLGLWEPFRDLRKMHDEMDRLFGSLWPTGDGDLTQTAAWLPAVDMYEEKDQVIVQAELPGVKKEDLSLSLTEDALTIKAQRKFEHEEKREGFFRMEGRYGNFQRTLELPVPVKADAIKAEYKDGILKIVLPKAEAAKTREIKIDVK
- a CDS encoding VOC family protein produces the protein MTDKKESRPSLLGLRHLALRVSDMESARAFYQELLGMTVVWEPDPENVYLSSGCDNLALHLMSEEDRTAFNPVGQTLDHFGFVVESPEAVEGYERRMREAGVRIVKPFKRHRDGSSSFYMADPDGNVIQILYEPHISPMKLGQGSTDPDQ
- the ispH gene encoding 4-hydroxy-3-methylbut-2-enyl diphosphate reductase, encoding MKILLAKPRGFCAGVDRAIEIVETALKLYGPPVYVRHEIVHNRHVVETLRAKGAVFVEELNEVPDGVPVIFSAHGVPKSVWTDAGKRKLKSIDATCPLVLKVHQEVDRDHREGYELILIGHAGHPEVIGTLGQIPDKFHLVSSVKDVQNLTVDDPEHLSYVTQTTLSIDECKDIVEALHRRFPKIKGPRQEDICYATQNRQNAVKEVSQTADLFLVLGAPNSSNSNRLKELSEQRGVRAYLIESFRDIQPSWLEGVETVGITAGASAPEVLVQEVVDYLKTQGADAVEEWTVVEENVQFQLPKELVHVRLH
- a CDS encoding VOC family protein translates to MKPRITVITIGVDDLERSLRFYRDGMGLPTEGIVGTEFEHGAVVFFELQSGVKLALWPRKSLSHDAGIPAGLPSPTEFTLGHNVSSKKEVDAVMEQARRAGAVIVKPAHDTFYGGYAGYFEDPDRHLWEVAWNPQWEKQEYEY
- a CDS encoding PilZ domain-containing protein — translated: MAEADQEERRKNKRIHFIKEVEVVGVGIRRCQDLSVGGMDLDTHEHFPAGTHLNLRFKLHDKDPQPIQILTRVLYVHDGVGIGLGFIDLKPEDQAKILKFVEE
- a CDS encoding nuclear transport factor 2 family protein, whose product is MIDKKFAEHFANDWIASWNSHDLNRILSHYSDQFEMSSPVIIQIAGEPSGTLKGKNRVGSYWAKALQLIPELRFELLAILVGVDSLTLYYKGPRGPAAEVFHFGPDRKVIRAYAHYAV